GCCGTGCCCCGGCTGGCCGCGGTGACCGTCCACACGGAGCCGGCCACCGCGCCGGCGTGAGGACCGGTCGGTGCCCCTGCGGGACGCGGATCACCCGCCGGCCGTGACCGGGGCCGGGCGCAGCAGCGTGATCCGGTTCGCGCCCAGCTCCGTCACGTACAGGTGGCCCGTGGCGGGGCTCTGCGCGATGTCCAGCGGCTGGTTGAACCCGGTCATCCCGGGGGTGCCCGTGGTCCGGTTGGACAGCGCCCCGGTCGGGCCCACGTCGAAGTACTGGATGTCCTGCCCGGACGAGTAGCGCACCACCAGCAGCCTGCCGTCCAGCCGGCCGCCGAACGCGGTGCCCCGGTACTCGACCACCCCGTTCGCCGAGGCGTGCAACCCCGCGTCGTAGGTCCCGGCGAGGTCGAGGTTCCGGTCCGGCGCGGTGCCCACCGGGTACGCGTCGGTCTGGAACGGGTCGGTGCCCGACGTGGGGTTGCCCCCCGCCAGCACCCACTCGCAGCGCACCGGCGCCGGGTGCCCGTAGTACCGGCCCGGCTTGACGTCGAACACGTAGTCGGTCTCGGCCTGCGGGTTGTTCGTCACCGCGGGCACCGCCGGCCCGGTGTACGGGCCGTCGGGCCGGGAGGCGCAGGACGCGGGCAGCGGTGACGGCGTGGCCGGCGCGTTGCCGCCCGCGGCCGACCCGTTCGTCGGCACGTACAGGTGGCCGTTGCGGTGCCAGTGCAGGTCGTAGGCGTTGCGGACGCCCGTGGCGTGGATGGTCAGCGGCGCGGAGGCCGCGTACGGGTTGTACGAGCCGCCGGCCTCGGTGCGCACGTTCACCGGCAGCGACGCGGGCAGCCGCGCCGGGTGCAGCTTCAGCACGGCCGCGCTGAGCAGGTGCTCCGGCCGGTTGCCCCAGGTGGTGTCCGGCGCGCCCATGGCGTTCATCGACCCCTGGGTCAGGTACAGCCCGCCGTCCGGCCCGAACGCCAGCGAGTTCGTCTCGTGGTCCTTGACCGACCGCGGCAGGTCGGTGACCACCTCGGTGTAGGTGCCCAGGTCAGGGCCGCTCAGCCGGGCGATCTTGCCCGACCAGTCGGGCGCGTTGGACGTGCCGCCGTAGTTGTCGGTCACCCACAGCACCGGCGCCGACGGCGTCGAGGCCGGGTCGAACGCCAGGCCGATCACGGTCCGGTTCGGCGCGCCGGGCAACCCGGCGGCGACCGCGTGGTCCCGCACCGAGGTGATCACCGTGGCGGCACCCAGCGTGCCGTCGGCGTTGACCGGGAAGCGGTGGACGTGCCCGGTGAACGTGGCCGCGTACAGCCGCCCGTCCGGCCCGAACGCCACGCTGGTGAACGGCGCGCCGGTGGCCACGCCGAACACCTGCTCGAAGGCGACCGGCCCGCCACCGCCCGCGGTGCCGGTGGTGAACACCGAGGAGAACGGCTGGAAGGCGTTGCCCGCCACGTCCCGCACCGCCTCGGTCACCGAGAACCGGTACTGCGTGGAGGCGGCCAGCGGCGCCAGCGGCGACACGTTGATCACGTCGCCCCCGCCGCTGGTGATCACGTTGGCGGGCACCGCGGCGCCGTCGGACACCCTGGTCAGCCGGACCGCGGTCGACGACAGCGTCGCCGGGTCCACCGCGCCCGCCGGCAGCCGCAGGTCGGCCACCACGCTGGAGGTCGGCGCCACCCCGGTCGCCAGGTTCGCCGGCGTCACCGCGCGCACCGACGGCGAACCCTCCGGCAGCCCGTCCACGTCGACGTAGTTCAGCTTGGTGTTGGTGCCGCCGCGCGGCGACAGCGTCAGGCGCCCGTCGGTCACCGTCACCACCCGCGTCGCCACCGCGTGCTTGACGGCGGAGGTGGGCTTGAACGCCGCGACCGCGTTCTGGTCCTCGACGTTCAGGTAGTGCGTGCTGTCCACGGCCGTGCCCGCGTCGCCGACCGCCACCGTGACGCGGTACGAGCCGCTGGGCACCGCCAGCTCCCAGCTGCCCGGCGTCGCCACCCCGGGCGACGAGGCCGGCAGCTGGGCGTGCACCAGCGTGGCCAGCCGCACGTCGCCGGTGCCGCCGCGGTTGCGCCCGTTGCCGACCAGCGACAGCGGCGTGGTGGTGCCCAGCGCCACCCAGCCGTAGGTCTGGCCGTTGGCGCGGAGCCCGTAGGGCTCGCCGAAGTCCCGCGCGTACCCCGACGGCGGCGTGGTGGCCTGGTCGGAGAAGTTGACCCGGGCGGTGAGCACCACCGCCTGCGCCACGCCCACCACCTGCGAGCCGAGCACCAAGAGAGCCACCAGCAGGGCGCGCATACGGCCTCCTCGCGACGGGGAGCACAGCGTCGCAAAGCACCGCGCCACCGCGAACCGCCGAAGGGCGGCCCGCCCTGCGGACTCCCGAACCGCCCGAACCGCCGCCCGAACAGCCTGTTGTCACGCTGTGACCGCCCCCTTACCGTCGGTGGGGACCAGTGGTCGACAACCTCAGTGGGGGTCCGCGGTGTCGAGGAAGATCTGGGCTGCCGCGGCGGGCGCCGCACTGGTCGCCGCCGGAGTGCTGGTCACCATCCCCCTCACCGCGGGCGCGGTGGACGACCGGCAGACCGCGGTCGTCTCGCTCGGCGACAGCGCCATGTCCGGCGAGGGCGCCGGCTCCTACGAACCCGGCACCGAGGGCGAGAACGGCAACTGGTGCCACCGCTCGACCGCGGCCATGGTGCACCGCACCCAGCTGGCCGACCGCACGGTCAACCTGGCCTGCTCGGGCGCCGACTCGGCGAACGTCTCGCTGGCCGACACCGTGCACTACACCGAGGGCTCGCAGGCCCGGCGGCTGATCGACGTCGCCCGCCAGTACCGGGTGACCGCGGTCGTGGTCCAGGTCGGCGCCAACGACGACGTCCAGTTCGCCGACACCATGCTCGACTGCGTCCTGGCCTGGGCCAACCCGTTCGGCCCGGCCTGCCGCGCCGAGCTGGAGCAGCAGTGGCCCGCCCGGCTCGCCGCCATGGCGCCGAAGGTGGAGAACGCCCTGCGCGACGTCCGCGCCGCGATGACCACCGCCGGGTACCGCGACGAGCAGTACCAGCTCGTCCTGACCTCGTACGCCTCCCCGGTGACCGAGAAGATGGACCGCCTCCTGCACGGCCCGCAGGGCTGCCCGCTGCGCCTGACCGACGCCCAGTACGGCCGCACCGTCGCCGTGCCGCAGTTCAGCGAGGCGCTGCGCGGCGTGGCGTCCCGCACCGGGGTGAGGTTCCTCGACTTCTCCCGCGCCACGGAGAACCGCGAGGCGTGCAGCAAGGGCGAGAGCAGCGCGGGGGAGTGGCAGCGCCGCCTGACCGTCGACCCGGACGCCCTGGTCAAGGGCGGCCTCGACGCCATCGGCCTGCACCTGGCGCAGCAGTCGTTCCACCCGAACGCCGACGCGCACGCCCAGCTGGGCCGCTGCATCACCGAGTTCGTCACCAGCGGCGCCGGCAGCGCCCGCTGCCTCCAGGGCGCCGACGGCAACCTGCACGCGGTCCAGTAATCCCCGCGCAACCCCCACCACCGCCCGGGCGTCATACCGGTAGGTTGGTCGGGGATCTTGGGGGGACCGTTGTCGAACAACGCCTTCGTCCGCGCGTGCGGACTCACCGCGGTGGTGCTCACCGCCGCCGCCTGCACCTCGACCGGCGCCGAACCGCAGGACCCGGGCCTGGCGCCGCGCGGCACCGTGCAGACCACGGCCAAGCCGACCAGGCAGGACCTGTCGAACGAGGTCAGCCTGACCGGCACGGTCACCATGAACCCGGTCTTCGGCATCGCCTCGCCGGTCGCGGGCCAGATCCGCTACCTCGACGTCCAGGCGCCCACCGCGACGCCGACCAGGCCGACCCGCTTCGCCACCGTCTGGCAGGACGGCAAGCCCAACAACGTCGACGTCCCCGCCGGCGCGACGTTCGGCGGGCGCCTGGTGGACGACCGCGCCACCGTCACCGCGGGCATGCCGATCGCCTCGGCCAAGTACGCGGGCTACGGCATCGTCGCGGACATCGACGGCGAGCAGGCGTACCGGATCGCCGACGCCGCCCAGGGCACCGTGCGGGCGCAGATCAAGAACGGCCCCGGCCCGTTCCCCTGCGCCCTGCTGGGCACCATCGCCGCCCTGCCCCAGGGCACCTTCCCGGCCCCGCCGCCCGAGCAGCCGCCCACCGACACCGCGGCCCCCGCACCACCACGGCAGCAGGAGGACCCCGACCGGCAACCCTCGGCACCCACCGGCCTGCGCCTGGTCTGCACCGCCCCCGCCGACGTGAAGCTGATCAACGGCGCCACCGCGACCCTGGAGGTGGTCACCGCCACCGCGCAGAACGCACTGGTCGTCCCGGTCGAGGCGGTCGCGGGCGGCCAGGGCAGGGGCAAGGTCGACGTGGTGACCCCGGACGGCGGCAAGGAGACCAGGGACGTCGAACTGGGCCTCACCGACGGCAAGGTGGTGGAGGTCCGATCCGGCCTGACCGGCGACGAGACCCTGGCCGTGCCCGGCCCCGACCTGCCCGCCGCACCACCCGAGGCCGGCAAGTGACCCCGCTGCTCACCCTCACCGGCATCACCAAGACCCTCAAGGGCCAGGAACAACCCCGCACCATCCTGGCCGGCGTCGACCTGACCGTGCACAGCGGCGACAGCGTGGCCATCCTGGGCCGCTCCGGCTCGGGCAAGAGCACCCTGCTCAGCCTCATCGGCCTGTTCGACCGCCCGGACGAGGGCAGCTACCTCCTGGGCGAGCGGGACATCACCCGCATCCCCGAACGCAAGGCCGCCGCCCTCCGCAGCGCCGAGTTCGGCTTCGTCTTCCAACGCTTCTTCCTGCTCAAGCACCTCACGGCCGCCCAGAACGTGGCCATGGCCCTGGTCAACGGCCAAGGCTGGCTACCCCGCCGCAAGCGGAAGGCGAAGGTCATGGCGGCCCTCGACCGCGTGGGCATCGCCCACCTGGCCAAGCACAAACCCCCCAGGCTCTCCGGCGGCGAGCAGCAACGCGTGGCCATCGCCCGAGCCC
This portion of the Saccharothrix syringae genome encodes:
- a CDS encoding Ig-like domain-containing protein, with the translated sequence MRALLVALLVLGSQVVGVAQAVVLTARVNFSDQATTPPSGYARDFGEPYGLRANGQTYGWVALGTTTPLSLVGNGRNRGGTGDVRLATLVHAQLPASSPGVATPGSWELAVPSGSYRVTVAVGDAGTAVDSTHYLNVEDQNAVAAFKPTSAVKHAVATRVVTVTDGRLTLSPRGGTNTKLNYVDVDGLPEGSPSVRAVTPANLATGVAPTSSVVADLRLPAGAVDPATLSSTAVRLTRVSDGAAVPANVITSGGGDVINVSPLAPLAASTQYRFSVTEAVRDVAGNAFQPFSSVFTTGTAGGGGPVAFEQVFGVATGAPFTSVAFGPDGRLYAATFTGHVHRFPVNADGTLGAATVITSVRDHAVAAGLPGAPNRTVIGLAFDPASTPSAPVLWVTDNYGGTSNAPDWSGKIARLSGPDLGTYTEVVTDLPRSVKDHETNSLAFGPDGGLYLTQGSMNAMGAPDTTWGNRPEHLLSAAVLKLHPARLPASLPVNVRTEAGGSYNPYAASAPLTIHATGVRNAYDLHWHRNGHLYVPTNGSAAGGNAPATPSPLPASCASRPDGPYTGPAVPAVTNNPQAETDYVFDVKPGRYYGHPAPVRCEWVLAGGNPTSGTDPFQTDAYPVGTAPDRNLDLAGTYDAGLHASANGVVEYRGTAFGGRLDGRLLVVRYSSGQDIQYFDVGPTGALSNRTTGTPGMTGFNQPLDIAQSPATGHLYVTELGANRITLLRPAPVTAGG
- a CDS encoding ABC transporter ATP-binding protein, with the translated sequence MTPLLTLTGITKTLKGQEQPRTILAGVDLTVHSGDSVAILGRSGSGKSTLLSLIGLFDRPDEGSYLLGERDITRIPERKAAALRSAEFGFVFQRFFLLKHLTAAQNVAMALVNGQGWLPRRKRKAKVMAALDRVGIAHLAKHKPPRLSGGEQQRVAIARALVREPHIILADEPTGALDTETGNLVVEALRQTTDQGCALVLVTHDQDHAAKMGRTLHLTDGRLAPRRVTA
- a CDS encoding GDSL-type esterase/lipase family protein yields the protein MSRKIWAAAAGAALVAAGVLVTIPLTAGAVDDRQTAVVSLGDSAMSGEGAGSYEPGTEGENGNWCHRSTAAMVHRTQLADRTVNLACSGADSANVSLADTVHYTEGSQARRLIDVARQYRVTAVVVQVGANDDVQFADTMLDCVLAWANPFGPACRAELEQQWPARLAAMAPKVENALRDVRAAMTTAGYRDEQYQLVLTSYASPVTEKMDRLLHGPQGCPLRLTDAQYGRTVAVPQFSEALRGVASRTGVRFLDFSRATENREACSKGESSAGEWQRRLTVDPDALVKGGLDAIGLHLAQQSFHPNADAHAQLGRCITEFVTSGAGSARCLQGADGNLHAVQ
- a CDS encoding efflux RND transporter periplasmic adaptor subunit, yielding MSNNAFVRACGLTAVVLTAAACTSTGAEPQDPGLAPRGTVQTTAKPTRQDLSNEVSLTGTVTMNPVFGIASPVAGQIRYLDVQAPTATPTRPTRFATVWQDGKPNNVDVPAGATFGGRLVDDRATVTAGMPIASAKYAGYGIVADIDGEQAYRIADAAQGTVRAQIKNGPGPFPCALLGTIAALPQGTFPAPPPEQPPTDTAAPAPPRQQEDPDRQPSAPTGLRLVCTAPADVKLINGATATLEVVTATAQNALVVPVEAVAGGQGRGKVDVVTPDGGKETRDVELGLTDGKVVEVRSGLTGDETLAVPGPDLPAAPPEAGK